A stretch of the Lolium perenne isolate Kyuss_39 chromosome 3, Kyuss_2.0, whole genome shotgun sequence genome encodes the following:
- the LOC127345166 gene encoding DNA replication complex GINS protein SLD5, whose translation MSSWEDEESASAAATTDVELLKRAWRNEKAAPEILHFDSALVSRAREQIQLLEETLDDFTDNGVDDLVVSLYQMDLDRSLFLLRSYLRLRLQKIEKYMTYISKSDDLLSRLSQQEQRFAKSCKENMEKHLEQSVLSKLPYGYDSVTRQSLSSTEDDMVPEPQLDTFVFCKTKSDVGAFQLDDIGEEVVDLVADDLYVLRYKSIKGLVEAGRIDLI comes from the exons ATGTCTTCGTGGGAGGACGAGGAGTccgcgtcggcggcggcgaccacggacgTGGAGCTGCTGAAGCGGGCCTGGCGCAACGAGAAGGCCGCGCCGGAGATCCTCCACTTCGACTCCGCGCTCGTCTCCCGCGCCCGCGAGCAGATCCAGCTCCTC GAGGAGACGCTCGACGACTTTACGGATAACGGCGTCGACGACCTGGTGGTCTCGCTCTACCAGATGGACCTCGACCGCTCGCTCTTCCTGCTCCGCTCCTACCTCCGCCTCCGCTTGCAGAAG ATTGAGAAGTACATGACCTACATCTCCAAGTCTGACGACCTCTTGAGCCGGCTGTCCCAGCAGGAGCAGCGATTCGCCAAGAG CtgcaaggagaacatggagaagCATCTCGAGCAGTCAGTGCTGTCAAAGCTTCCCTATGGTTATGACTCCGTAACTAGGCAATCCTTATCGAGCACGGAGGATGACATGG TTCCAGAGCCTCAGCTTGACACCTTTGTCTTCTGCAAGACCAAGAGTGACGTAGGAGCATTTCAGCTAGATGACAT AGGGGAGGAAGTTGTGGATTTGGTTGCTGACGACTTGTATGTCCTTCGGTACAAGTCCATCAAGGGTCTTGTCGAGGCTGGCAGAATTGACCTTATTTGA